A genomic stretch from Gemmatimonadaceae bacterium includes:
- a CDS encoding site-2 protease family protein, whose protein sequence is MSPLQNFILIAPVLLFSMVAHEYAHGYAALRNGDATAYQLGRLTWNPAKHIDPFMTILLPLLLFFANAPIFGGAKPVPVNPRNYRNFKKGDIIVSLAGVATNIVIAFLCVPLIMLVHAVGSRVDVLTAPASIFQLMLLVGIQLNVVLAAFNLIPLPPLDGSHVMKYLLPPAWSLSYQRFGRYGLILLFILISFGRPVLMLWFTPAFGLITALQRIVVPFVIPSPWTM, encoded by the coding sequence TTGAGCCCGCTCCAGAATTTCATCCTGATCGCGCCCGTGCTGCTGTTCTCCATGGTCGCCCACGAGTACGCGCACGGGTATGCAGCCCTCAGGAATGGCGACGCCACCGCCTACCAGCTCGGCCGCCTGACCTGGAATCCGGCGAAGCACATCGATCCGTTCATGACGATCCTTCTGCCGCTGCTGCTGTTCTTCGCCAACGCTCCGATCTTCGGCGGTGCCAAGCCGGTACCGGTCAATCCCCGGAACTACCGGAACTTCAAGAAGGGCGACATCATCGTTTCGCTCGCCGGAGTCGCGACGAATATCGTCATCGCCTTCCTCTGCGTGCCGCTGATCATGCTCGTGCACGCCGTCGGATCGCGAGTGGATGTTCTCACGGCCCCCGCGTCGATCTTCCAGTTGATGCTGCTGGTCGGGATACAGCTGAACGTTGTCCTCGCCGCCTTCAACCTCATTCCGCTGCCCCCCCTCGACGGCTCGCACGTCATGAAGTATCTGCTTCCCCCGGCGTGGAGCCTCAGTTACCAGCGCTTCGGGCGGTACGGCCTCATTCTGCTTTTTATTCTGATCTCGTTCGGCCGTCCCGTTCTCATGCTGTGGTTCACTCCGGCATTCGGACTGATCACGGCCCTTCAGCGCATCGTCGTTCCATTCGTCATTCCGAGCCCATGGACAATGTGA
- the rpsT gene encoding 30S ribosomal protein S20, producing MPNIASAKKNMRKSRAAMARNRAQRSALRTALKKAHVAAAPGEDTAVAVTLLDRAARKGLIHKNTAARHKSRMAKKAAATK from the coding sequence GTGCCGAATATCGCGTCCGCGAAGAAGAACATGCGTAAGTCCAGAGCCGCCATGGCGCGCAATCGTGCCCAGCGCTCCGCACTTCGCACAGCGCTCAAGAAGGCGCACGTCGCGGCCGCTCCCGGCGAGGACACGGCGGTCGCCGTCACGCTCCTCGATCGCGCCGCCCGCAAGGGGCTGATTCACAAGAACACCGCTGCCCGGCACAAGAGCCGGATGGCGAAGAAGGCCGCCGCCACGAAGTAA
- the miaA gene encoding tRNA (adenosine(37)-N6)-dimethylallyltransferase MiaA: MAENRVRVICGPTAAGKSAIAASLALEHSATIISADSRQIYRGFDVGTAKPDWSERKAIAHEGIDIAEPTERFSASRWAGLAMHWMAASRAAGRTPLVVGGTGFYIRALFDPLFDAPELDPARRNALEAFLVARNSSELRRWCTALDPARAHLGRQQLCRAIETALLSGERISAMHAAELRESPVRPVYLIVDPGPALAARIEHRVDAMLDAGWLDEVRALGATVPESAPAWKASGYQVMRRVARGELDLSSARERIIIETRQYAKRQRTWFRHQLGDAPVARVDPDDPDWQATVQRWWKESS; encoded by the coding sequence TTGGCAGAAAATAGAGTCCGGGTCATCTGCGGACCAACCGCGGCGGGGAAGTCGGCGATCGCCGCAAGTCTCGCGCTGGAGCACAGTGCGACGATCATCAGCGCAGACTCGCGTCAGATCTATCGCGGTTTCGACGTCGGAACCGCCAAACCCGACTGGAGCGAGAGGAAAGCGATCGCCCACGAGGGCATCGACATTGCCGAGCCAACGGAGCGCTTTTCGGCATCGCGGTGGGCAGGCCTGGCGATGCACTGGATGGCGGCATCGCGCGCCGCGGGCCGCACGCCGCTCGTAGTCGGCGGTACCGGCTTCTATATCCGCGCCCTGTTCGATCCCCTCTTCGACGCGCCGGAGCTTGATCCGGCTCGGAGAAATGCGCTCGAGGCATTTCTTGTTGCCAGAAACTCGAGCGAACTCCGGCGCTGGTGCACGGCGCTCGATCCCGCGCGCGCCCACCTCGGCAGGCAACAGCTCTGCCGCGCGATCGAGACCGCCTTGCTTTCTGGTGAACGGATCAGCGCGATGCACGCGGCGGAATTGAGGGAATCGCCGGTGCGTCCGGTCTACCTGATAGTGGATCCGGGTCCCGCACTCGCGGCACGCATCGAGCACCGCGTGGACGCAATGCTCGACGCCGGATGGCTCGACGAAGTGCGCGCCCTCGGCGCGACGGTTCCGGAAAGCGCACCGGCCTGGAAAGCCAGCGGTTATCAGGTGATGAGACGCGTTGCGCGCGGCGAGCTCGATTTGTCATCGGCGCGCGAGCGGATCATTATTGAGACTCGGCAATATGCCAAGCGGCAGAGAACCTGGTTTCGCCATCAGCTTGGCGATGCGCCGGTGGCCCGCGTCGATCCGGACGATCCGGATTGGCAGGCGACCGTTCAACGCTGGTGGAAGGAGTCTTCTTGA
- a CDS encoding segregation/condensation protein A: MDNVNQAASREGEVFVVELTQFSGPLDLLLTLIRDEQIDIQDIPVARIAEQFLERISTLALDEAADYLEMAARLVRIKAQMLLPRREGDEAWEDPRAELVRRLLEYQQVREVVDILERRSDERRNRFARAYLPQNFSSPAPAAAALSLSLPELFAAVDRVLRVAKKPTMHDVVPRALDVDGAMATVRAVLALRASARWGDVIQCDAEPWQVLSVLLALLELAKRGELKIAQSRPFASVEITSDTASEAA, translated from the coding sequence ATGGACAATGTGAATCAGGCGGCATCACGGGAGGGCGAGGTGTTCGTCGTCGAGCTGACACAGTTCTCAGGTCCGCTCGATCTCCTGCTCACGCTCATCCGCGACGAGCAGATAGACATCCAGGATATTCCCGTTGCGCGCATCGCCGAGCAATTCCTCGAGCGGATCTCGACCCTCGCGCTCGATGAAGCGGCCGACTATCTGGAGATGGCCGCGCGACTCGTCCGCATCAAGGCCCAGATGCTTCTGCCTCGCCGTGAAGGTGACGAAGCGTGGGAGGATCCGCGCGCGGAGCTGGTGCGCCGGCTCCTCGAGTACCAGCAGGTCAGGGAGGTGGTGGACATTCTCGAGCGGCGCAGCGACGAGCGGCGCAACCGCTTCGCGCGGGCGTATCTGCCACAGAATTTCTCCTCGCCCGCGCCGGCCGCCGCGGCTTTGTCGCTCTCGCTGCCTGAGCTCTTCGCCGCGGTGGACCGCGTTCTGCGCGTCGCGAAGAAGCCGACGATGCACGATGTCGTTCCGCGCGCGCTCGATGTGGACGGCGCCATGGCGACGGTCCGCGCGGTGCTCGCACTTCGCGCGTCCGCCCGGTGGGGAGACGTCATCCAGTGCGACGCCGAGCCATGGCAGGTTCTTTCCGTTCTTCTGGCATTGCTCGAGCTCGCCAAGCGAGGCGAGCTCAAGATCGCTCAGTCCAGACCATTCGCCTCCGTCGAGATAACCAGTGATACCGCTAGCGAAGCTGCTTGA
- the scpB gene encoding SMC-Scp complex subunit ScpB yields MIPLAKLLEAALFSSAHPVAIADLKAMVADGETTGDDVTAALQELRRHYDEDGHGVELIEVGGGWQILTRPEYTETIERAQLAARPQRLSAAALETLAIIAYRQPIGRAEIEEIRGVGCGQMLKSLHERELIEVVGRGEGMGRPLLYGTTPGFLEQFALRHLGELPRADELAVALRDPNAPLPPIANATPELAPEVDASGSDSNSSSAPTGDSGVAESERIAIESTDSPYAAVQSR; encoded by the coding sequence GTGATACCGCTAGCGAAGCTGCTTGAGGCAGCGCTGTTCTCCAGTGCGCACCCCGTCGCCATCGCCGACCTCAAGGCAATGGTCGCCGATGGAGAGACGACGGGCGACGATGTCACGGCCGCTCTCCAGGAGCTGCGCCGCCATTACGACGAAGACGGCCACGGCGTCGAGCTGATCGAGGTCGGGGGCGGCTGGCAGATACTCACGCGTCCCGAATACACGGAGACGATCGAGCGTGCGCAGCTCGCCGCGAGACCGCAACGGCTCTCCGCCGCCGCGCTGGAGACGCTCGCGATCATCGCCTACCGGCAGCCCATCGGGCGCGCCGAGATCGAGGAGATCCGCGGCGTCGGCTGCGGTCAGATGCTCAAGTCGCTGCACGAGCGCGAGTTGATCGAGGTCGTCGGCCGCGGGGAGGGAATGGGCCGACCGCTGCTTTACGGAACGACTCCCGGATTCCTTGAGCAGTTCGCCCTGCGCCACCTCGGCGAGCTTCCGCGCGCGGACGAGCTCGCGGTTGCGCTGCGCGATCCCAACGCGCCGCTGCCGCCGATTGCGAACGCGACACCGGAACTGGCGCCGGAAGTGGACGCTTCGGGCTCCGACAGCAATTCCTCCTCTGCGCCAACAGGTGACTCCGGCGTCGCCGAATCCGAACGCATCGCCATCGAGAGCACAGACTCGCCCTACGCAGCAGTGCAGAGCCGATGA
- a CDS encoding AAA family ATPase, with the protein MATQVPAAVDTGMIHDIVDQVSRRIVGQNYMIERLVISILTGGHVLLEGVPGLAKTLAVSTLAETISTTFQRIQFTPDLLPADILGTQVYDQSNGQFSVKKGPIFANIILADEINRAPAKVQAALLEAMQEKQVTIGGTTFKLDEPFLVLATQNPIEQEGTYPLPEAQVDRFMLKLHVGYPTQEEEKEILRRMAGGHAIAVRHVATPEAIMAARARIADLYMDERIVDYIVSIVHATRFPADAGLQDLIPLIEFGASPRATLSLAQASRAHAFLRGRAFVTPDDVKAIAPDVLRHRVLTTYEAEAEEMTSDAIVSRILAAVAAP; encoded by the coding sequence GTGGCAACACAGGTTCCCGCCGCCGTAGATACCGGAATGATCCACGACATCGTGGACCAGGTCAGCCGGCGAATCGTCGGCCAGAACTACATGATCGAGCGGCTCGTGATCAGCATCCTCACCGGCGGCCATGTGCTGCTGGAGGGAGTTCCGGGACTGGCGAAGACGCTGGCCGTCAGCACTCTCGCCGAGACTATCAGCACCACCTTTCAGCGCATTCAGTTCACCCCCGACCTGCTGCCGGCGGACATTCTCGGCACACAGGTCTACGATCAGTCGAACGGACAGTTCAGCGTGAAGAAGGGGCCGATCTTCGCCAACATCATCCTCGCCGATGAGATCAACCGTGCGCCAGCCAAGGTGCAGGCTGCGCTGCTCGAAGCGATGCAGGAGAAGCAGGTGACGATCGGCGGCACGACGTTCAAGCTCGACGAGCCATTCCTCGTGCTGGCGACGCAGAACCCGATCGAGCAGGAAGGGACGTACCCGCTCCCCGAAGCGCAGGTTGACCGCTTCATGCTCAAACTGCACGTCGGCTATCCGACGCAGGAGGAGGAGAAGGAGATACTTCGGCGCATGGCTGGCGGACACGCCATCGCCGTTCGTCACGTCGCCACTCCGGAGGCGATCATGGCGGCGCGAGCGCGCATAGCCGATCTGTACATGGACGAGCGGATCGTGGATTACATCGTGTCCATCGTGCACGCGACGCGCTTTCCCGCCGACGCGGGGCTTCAGGATCTCATTCCGCTGATCGAGTTCGGTGCGAGCCCGCGCGCGACGCTGTCGCTCGCCCAGGCGTCGCGAGCCCACGCGTTCCTGCGCGGGCGCGCGTTCGTAACACCCGACGACGTGAAGGCGATCGCGCCGGACGTGCTTCGGCACCGTGTGCTGACGACGTACGAAGCGGAAGCGGAAGAGATGACCAGCGACGCAATCGTCTCGCGCATCCTGGCCGCCGTAGCGGCGCCGTGA
- a CDS encoding VWA domain-containing protein, whose translation MMDLRYVSWPWALPLVVVVPVITAWMIATARRVRARRLAHLGTPLMIARLAPAAAAASRWQPLRLSLAALCLAIAFAGPRWGIERTVVRQPGIDVVLALDASSSMLARDESPDRLTKMKQVVDRLRELSPSDRFALVAFAGRSYVLSPFTTDDAALNLFISNLDPTIVGQSGSSIASALRQANNLLALSKSDAERAIVVMSDGEGFEGQDEVLTEARRAAEAGTSVITVGFGTTPGATIPVVENGVTTQKKDQSGAVVVTKYSPDLLKAAADAGHGVFVPPTDPDRAAAVRQTLAGLRTEQRSLTRGTDLGQRFQLFLIPALLLVVLDTFLSTRRGRRRELSAVATAASAAALVILNACSTGDVRDRAAVKLYNRGTAMLAIPDSMEAAVPVLKQAAQSKDVEVAFRAGFNAGYVHLRDGLRLRGDSATMPLDSALAVYKRALTLRSDDMDAKWNYELALRKQKSGGGGGGGGGGANPQPEPQNSQNEAPRPRPIPGMTEQRAEQILNSMEQQEQDVQGRKQRRSVPTPPPNGRDW comes from the coding sequence ATGATGGATCTACGCTACGTGAGCTGGCCGTGGGCTCTGCCGCTGGTGGTCGTCGTGCCCGTGATCACTGCGTGGATGATCGCCACCGCCCGGAGAGTGCGCGCCCGGCGCCTTGCCCATCTCGGAACTCCGTTGATGATCGCGCGTCTTGCACCCGCCGCCGCTGCCGCTTCGCGCTGGCAACCGCTGCGATTGTCTCTCGCCGCGCTCTGCCTGGCGATTGCTTTCGCCGGACCTCGCTGGGGAATCGAGCGCACCGTCGTCCGGCAGCCGGGCATAGACGTAGTTCTCGCTCTCGACGCGTCGTCGTCAATGCTTGCGCGCGACGAATCCCCGGACCGCCTCACGAAGATGAAGCAGGTCGTTGACCGGCTTCGCGAGCTGTCGCCCAGCGACCGGTTCGCTCTCGTGGCGTTCGCCGGGCGCAGCTACGTGCTGAGCCCGTTCACCACTGACGATGCGGCGCTCAATCTTTTCATCAGCAATCTCGATCCGACCATCGTGGGTCAGTCTGGCAGCTCGATCGCCAGCGCCCTGCGCCAGGCGAACAACCTCCTCGCTCTGTCGAAATCCGATGCCGAACGCGCGATAGTGGTGATGAGCGACGGTGAAGGGTTCGAGGGCCAGGATGAGGTTCTCACCGAAGCTCGACGGGCTGCCGAGGCTGGCACGTCGGTGATCACCGTCGGTTTCGGCACGACGCCGGGCGCCACGATACCGGTCGTGGAGAACGGAGTCACGACACAGAAAAAGGATCAGTCCGGAGCGGTCGTGGTAACGAAATACTCGCCCGATCTGCTGAAGGCAGCTGCCGATGCCGGGCACGGCGTCTTCGTCCCACCGACCGATCCCGACCGGGCGGCTGCGGTGAGACAGACGCTCGCCGGCCTGCGCACGGAACAGCGGTCTCTCACCAGGGGAACGGATCTCGGACAGCGATTCCAGCTGTTTCTCATTCCGGCACTGCTGCTCGTGGTTCTCGACACCTTCCTTTCGACGCGGCGCGGCAGGCGGCGCGAGCTTTCCGCCGTCGCGACGGCAGCGTCTGCCGCGGCGCTGGTGATTCTCAACGCCTGCTCCACCGGCGACGTACGCGATCGGGCCGCGGTGAAACTGTACAATCGCGGCACAGCGATGCTCGCGATCCCGGACTCGATGGAAGCGGCGGTGCCCGTGCTGAAGCAGGCGGCCCAATCGAAGGACGTCGAAGTCGCATTCAGGGCCGGATTCAACGCCGGCTACGTCCATCTGCGCGATGGCCTGCGGCTGCGCGGCGACTCGGCGACGATGCCGCTCGACAGCGCGCTTGCGGTTTACAAGCGGGCTCTTACACTGCGGTCCGATGACATGGACGCCAAATGGAATTACGAGCTCGCACTTCGGAAGCAGAAGAGCGGAGGCGGCGGCGGCGGCGGAGGCGGCGGCGCCAACCCGCAGCCTGAGCCGCAGAACTCTCAGAACGAGGCGCCGCGCCCGCGTCCGATTCCCGGTATGACCGAGCAGCGCGCCGAGCAGATACTCAATTCGATGGAGCAGCAGGAGCAGGACGTGCAGGGGCGCAAGCAGCGGAGAAGCGTGCCGACGCCGCCGCCCAACGGACGGGACTGGTAG
- a CDS encoding DUF58 domain-containing protein, with product MIIRRTPLARRRGGNLVARREEEERDERWSLFRRTRRERPHEPRQASAAVAEAIREGVPPEILRQVKLIELRTRSLVNSLFTGEYRSTFKGQGMEFSEVREYQPGDEVRTIDWNVTARMRRPFVKRYIEERELTVMLAVDLSGSERFGTVRRFKSELATELAAVLAMSAVRNNDRVGVVLFTDRIEYVLPPRKGRKHVLRILRDILTFEPVGRGTDIAGLTNHLARTLSQKTIVFLISDFDAPDIERPLKILAQRHDVVAVTVEDPSERELPDVGLARFVDPETGQTFEIDTSSSRVRADYARQVGEERDARRHLLRRLAIDEVPVSTDGNYIEPLLRFFRSRETQTRRRR from the coding sequence GTGATCATCCGCCGCACTCCGCTCGCGAGGCGGCGCGGGGGCAACCTCGTCGCGCGCCGCGAGGAAGAGGAGCGCGACGAGAGATGGTCGCTGTTTCGTCGCACACGGCGCGAGCGCCCGCATGAGCCGCGCCAGGCGTCAGCGGCGGTCGCCGAGGCAATCAGGGAGGGCGTTCCTCCAGAAATACTCCGACAGGTCAAGCTCATCGAGCTTCGCACACGCAGCCTCGTGAACTCGCTCTTCACTGGCGAGTATCGCAGCACGTTCAAGGGGCAGGGAATGGAGTTTTCGGAGGTGCGCGAATACCAGCCCGGCGACGAGGTGCGTACCATTGACTGGAACGTCACTGCCCGCATGCGGCGTCCGTTCGTCAAGCGCTACATCGAGGAGCGCGAGCTGACGGTGATGCTGGCGGTGGATCTCTCCGGCTCCGAGCGATTCGGCACGGTGCGCCGGTTCAAGAGCGAGCTGGCGACCGAGCTTGCTGCGGTGCTTGCGATGTCAGCCGTGCGCAACAACGACCGCGTCGGCGTCGTCCTCTTCACCGATCGCATCGAGTACGTCCTGCCGCCGCGGAAGGGACGCAAGCATGTGCTCAGGATTCTCCGCGACATCCTCACCTTCGAGCCCGTCGGGCGCGGCACCGACATCGCCGGTCTGACGAATCATCTCGCGCGCACGCTGTCGCAGAAGACGATTGTCTTCCTGATATCCGATTTCGATGCCCCGGACATCGAGCGCCCGCTGAAGATTCTCGCGCAGCGGCATGACGTGGTTGCGGTGACCGTCGAGGACCCGAGCGAGCGGGAGCTGCCTGACGTCGGGCTCGCGCGCTTCGTGGATCCCGAGACAGGGCAGACGTTCGAGATTGACACGAGCTCTTCACGGGTGCGCGCCGACTACGCCCGGCAGGTCGGCGAGGAGCGCGACGCGCGCCGTCATCTGCTGCGACGGCTCGCGATAGATGAAGTGCCGGTGAGCACCGACGGAAACTATATCGAGCCGCTGCTCAGGTTCTTCCGCTCGCGGGAGACACAGACGAGACGCAGAAGATGA
- a CDS encoding VWA domain-containing protein, whose amino-acid sequence MKIPDLFTFQSPQALLLLLILPVWWLWRRRRSEDAIVFSRTSVLARGPKAGQGIARAIFVLRNLVIAGVIVAIARPRSGAHVENITSSGINIVLALDLSSSMLAQDFRPNNRLEVAKARAKQFVRARESDRIGIVAFAGEALTQVPLTTDHPVVLQAIDNLQAGQLEDGTAIGLGIATAANRLRDAPGRSRVMIVVTDGVNNRGEIDPLSAAKAAAVYGIKIYGIGVGTEGVAPVPVGRDAFGLRFENQPVKIDEALLRQIAALTGGRYFRARDGAALGQIYSQIDRLERVPVQSRSLVTYTELYRWALGVAILALLLELGLTAWRAPLP is encoded by the coding sequence ATGAAGATTCCCGATCTCTTCACTTTCCAGTCGCCGCAGGCACTGCTGCTCCTGCTGATCCTGCCTGTGTGGTGGTTGTGGCGACGGCGCAGGTCTGAAGACGCAATCGTTTTTTCGAGGACATCCGTGCTGGCGCGCGGTCCGAAGGCCGGACAGGGAATCGCGCGCGCGATCTTCGTTCTCAGGAACCTCGTCATTGCCGGAGTGATCGTCGCCATCGCAAGACCGCGCAGCGGAGCACACGTGGAGAACATCACCAGCTCTGGCATCAACATCGTGCTCGCGCTGGATCTCTCCAGCTCGATGCTCGCGCAGGACTTTCGACCGAACAACCGTCTCGAGGTCGCAAAGGCGCGGGCGAAACAATTCGTGCGCGCGCGCGAATCGGACAGGATCGGCATCGTCGCTTTTGCCGGCGAGGCGCTGACACAGGTGCCGCTCACCACCGACCACCCGGTGGTGCTTCAGGCGATAGACAATCTTCAGGCCGGACAGCTCGAGGACGGAACCGCCATCGGGCTCGGCATCGCCACCGCGGCCAACCGGCTGCGCGACGCACCCGGGCGCTCGCGAGTGATGATCGTCGTCACTGACGGCGTCAACAATCGCGGAGAAATCGATCCGCTGTCGGCCGCGAAGGCGGCCGCGGTGTACGGCATCAAGATCTACGGCATCGGCGTCGGCACCGAGGGAGTCGCCCCGGTGCCCGTCGGGCGCGACGCCTTCGGGCTCCGGTTCGAGAACCAGCCGGTGAAGATAGACGAGGCTTTGCTCCGCCAGATCGCGGCGCTGACGGGAGGGCGCTATTTCCGAGCGCGCGACGGCGCGGCGCTGGGGCAGATCTATTCGCAGATCGACCGGCTCGAGCGAGTGCCGGTGCAGTCGCGCTCCCTCGTCACCTACACCGAGCTGTACCGATGGGCGCTGGGCGTCGCGATCCTCGCCTTGCTTCTCGAGCTGGGTCTCACCGCGTGGAGGGCTCCGCTGCCATGA
- the mutL gene encoding DNA mismatch repair endonuclease MutL — translation MPVIAVLPSAVADQIAAGEVVERPASVVKELVENALDAGAMTVDVAIEEGGHKLIRVSDDGSGMDREDVALALLRHGTSKIRTASDLVGVESFGFRGEALSAIASISRLEIDTSPADGEGALLSAAGGSASTISSSARRRGTTVSVAQIFFNTPARKKFLRSARSEWRAIADALSNIALTRPDVRFTLSHDGKAALVLPPVSSLRARVSGIWGGKYAGALLEVDDVSGAVHTSGLVERPADVGTATRRILISVNGRSIRDTGIVRAAEAAYRSTISAGLRPSLFLSVTLPASTVDVNVHPAKAEVRFLERWPVERAVETAVRRALGTFDASAGLGGRYFRPARPDLESLGAALVNHASVLSSSRAPSEGLFESPALSEPAADVDRQEIPDLFQFRRTYIAFEHPDGLVLIDQHSAHERILFEEFMTALETGHAPAQRLLLPITLHLGPAEADAFESNREYLEKLGFEIEGFGGSTLIVNTVPMPHRRFDAERCLRETLDALTGNRVAGTATRHEHLAATVACKAAIKAGEALSAPEMRALFASLRDTTLPAHDVHGRSTIVQLSWDELDRRFGRK, via the coding sequence TTGCCCGTCATCGCTGTGCTGCCGAGCGCGGTCGCCGATCAGATCGCCGCCGGCGAAGTGGTCGAGCGTCCCGCATCAGTCGTGAAGGAGCTGGTGGAAAATGCGCTCGACGCGGGGGCCATGACCGTGGACGTGGCGATCGAGGAGGGGGGCCACAAGCTCATTCGCGTCAGCGACGACGGCTCGGGCATGGACCGCGAAGATGTCGCGCTTGCTCTGTTGCGGCACGGAACGTCCAAGATCCGGACCGCATCCGATCTCGTTGGAGTCGAAAGCTTCGGATTTCGCGGGGAAGCTCTCTCCGCGATCGCGTCAATATCGCGACTCGAAATAGATACGAGCCCGGCGGACGGCGAAGGCGCGCTGCTCAGCGCGGCGGGAGGCTCGGCGAGCACGATCTCGTCATCCGCCAGGCGTCGTGGCACCACCGTGAGCGTCGCACAGATTTTCTTCAACACGCCGGCCCGCAAGAAATTTCTCCGAAGCGCGCGCTCCGAATGGCGCGCGATCGCCGATGCGTTGAGCAACATCGCCCTGACCAGGCCCGATGTCCGCTTCACTCTGAGCCATGACGGCAAGGCGGCGCTCGTGCTCCCGCCGGTTTCTTCCCTCCGCGCGCGAGTGAGCGGGATCTGGGGAGGAAAATACGCGGGGGCGCTGCTCGAGGTGGACGACGTCAGCGGAGCCGTGCACACCAGCGGACTGGTGGAGCGCCCGGCGGACGTGGGCACGGCTACACGCCGCATTCTCATATCGGTGAACGGGCGGTCCATTCGCGACACCGGAATAGTGCGGGCCGCGGAAGCTGCGTACCGCTCCACGATTTCCGCGGGGCTCAGGCCTTCGCTCTTCCTCAGCGTTACGCTTCCCGCGTCGACGGTGGACGTCAACGTCCATCCCGCGAAAGCTGAAGTGCGCTTCCTGGAGAGATGGCCCGTCGAACGAGCAGTGGAGACTGCCGTGCGGCGTGCGCTCGGCACTTTCGATGCGTCGGCGGGGCTGGGCGGGCGCTACTTCCGTCCGGCGAGACCCGACCTCGAGTCGCTTGGCGCTGCGCTGGTCAACCACGCATCGGTGCTCTCTTCTTCGCGCGCTCCATCGGAGGGATTGTTCGAGTCGCCCGCATTGAGTGAACCGGCGGCGGACGTGGATCGCCAGGAGATACCTGATCTCTTCCAGTTCCGCCGCACATACATCGCGTTCGAGCATCCCGACGGACTCGTGCTGATTGATCAGCACTCCGCGCATGAGCGTATTCTCTTCGAAGAGTTCATGACTGCGCTCGAGACCGGACACGCGCCTGCACAACGGCTGCTGCTTCCGATCACGTTGCACCTGGGCCCGGCGGAAGCCGACGCGTTTGAGTCCAATCGCGAGTATCTGGAGAAGCTCGGATTCGAGATCGAAGGGTTCGGCGGCAGCACCCTCATCGTGAATACGGTGCCCATGCCGCACCGGCGGTTCGATGCCGAGCGATGCCTGCGGGAGACACTGGACGCCCTCACCGGCAATCGTGTCGCCGGCACTGCTACTCGTCACGAGCACCTGGCCGCGACAGTGGCGTGCAAGGCGGCGATCAAGGCGGGAGAAGCACTGTCGGCGCCGGAAATGCGGGCCCTCTTCGCGTCGCTCCGCGACACGACTCTTCCCGCGCACGACGTTCACGGCCGGTCAACGATTGTGCAGCTCAGCTGGGATGAGCTGGATCGGCGGTTTGGCAGAAAATAG
- a CDS encoding pseudouridine synthase — translation MTEVMRIQRALARAGVASRRKAEELVAAGRVKINGVVATTGQSVDPDGDTITVDDKPVAQPTGFHWLVLNKPPGVLTTKSDPGGRRTVFDFVADKPGLTYVGRLDYMTEGVLIFTTDGEAAHKLTHPSTEVERTYVATVRGDGPAAVRAARNGVELEDGWMQPLDIVARNISRGLWELDVTIAEGRNREIRRFCAALGLGVERLVRTRFGPVSLGNLPSGATRLLTGRERDIILAITQA, via the coding sequence ATGACTGAGGTCATGCGCATTCAGCGCGCCCTCGCGCGCGCCGGCGTCGCCTCCCGTCGCAAGGCCGAAGAGCTCGTCGCTGCGGGGAGAGTGAAAATCAACGGCGTCGTCGCCACCACTGGTCAGAGCGTGGATCCCGACGGCGACACTATCACCGTTGACGACAAGCCCGTGGCCCAGCCGACTGGATTCCACTGGCTTGTTCTGAACAAGCCGCCCGGAGTGCTCACGACCAAATCGGATCCCGGCGGCAGGCGCACGGTGTTCGACTTCGTCGCCGACAAGCCCGGCCTCACCTACGTCGGTCGTCTCGACTACATGACGGAAGGGGTGCTGATCTTTACGACGGATGGCGAGGCGGCCCACAAGCTCACGCATCCGAGCACGGAAGTGGAGCGGACCTATGTCGCGACGGTTCGCGGCGACGGCCCGGCCGCAGTCCGTGCGGCCCGGAACGGTGTAGAGCTGGAGGATGGATGGATGCAGCCGCTCGACATCGTAGCCCGAAACATCAGCAGGGGGCTTTGGGAGCTCGACGTGACCATCGCCGAAGGTCGCAATCGGGAAATCCGGAGATTCTGCGCCGCCCTCGGCCTCGGAGTGGAGCGACTTGTGCGTACGCGGTTCGGTCCAGTCTCGCTCGGCAACCTTCCTTCGGGAGCGACGCGTCTCCTCACGGGGCGGGAGCGGGATATCATCCTGGCTATCACGCAGGCATAG